In one Micromonospora polyrhachis genomic region, the following are encoded:
- a CDS encoding CU044_5270 family protein: MSRAENVLRGLDPARAVQEWPPVPRVEWAAVAGGPAPDRGRRWKRRALFGAMATSAAALVAGVVVVQVADSSTPAYAATPEPLQVQYSGDAPMARDALLRLAAALEAAPAPAQSVGRFSFVRVGQWSLDMSFSKGSTDVAMVPQVISTWRAADGSGKVATVNLDRSDLEQRPDAEGLLAAAAGSVPDVNTYGPGELAAVVADPVPTDANALEQALYAHQPRVNGAKSAVRAVADLYRTTEVDQNVRVAVLRFLARTDGVLLRGAVTDRLSRHGLAVSVDSDNGGTRDILVFDQRTGLLLAYESMFLRRPERLPVRVPAVHAYVLYLDQDRRADTT, from the coding sequence ATGAGCAGGGCAGAGAATGTGTTGAGGGGGCTGGATCCAGCGCGCGCCGTGCAGGAATGGCCGCCGGTTCCGCGCGTGGAGTGGGCGGCGGTGGCTGGGGGGCCTGCGCCGGACCGGGGGCGGCGATGGAAGAGGCGTGCTCTGTTCGGCGCGATGGCGACCAGTGCCGCAGCGCTCGTGGCTGGTGTGGTCGTCGTGCAGGTGGCTGACTCATCGACACCGGCGTATGCGGCGACGCCGGAACCGTTGCAGGTGCAATACAGCGGGGATGCGCCCATGGCCCGGGACGCCCTGCTCAGGCTGGCGGCGGCCCTTGAGGCGGCTCCGGCTCCGGCGCAGTCGGTGGGCCGGTTCAGCTTCGTAAGGGTTGGTCAGTGGTCGTTGGACATGTCCTTCAGCAAGGGGAGTACCGATGTCGCGATGGTGCCGCAGGTGATCTCGACCTGGCGGGCTGCGGACGGATCCGGCAAGGTGGCCACCGTAAACCTCGACCGCTCCGATCTGGAGCAGCGGCCGGACGCCGAGGGTCTTCTTGCCGCTGCGGCCGGCAGCGTCCCCGATGTCAATACCTACGGACCGGGTGAGCTGGCGGCCGTCGTCGCCGACCCGGTCCCGACCGACGCCAATGCCCTCGAACAGGCCCTGTACGCCCATCAACCGCGCGTCAACGGGGCGAAGTCGGCGGTACGCGCCGTGGCTGATCTGTACCGCACCACCGAGGTCGACCAAAACGTGCGGGTAGCGGTGTTGCGGTTCCTCGCCCGCACCGACGGGGTGCTCCTGCGCGGCGCGGTCACCGACCGGCTCAGCCGCCACGGCCTGGCGGTCAGCGTGGACTCCGACAACGGCGGAACCCGGGACATTCTGGTTTTCGACCAACGCACCGGCCTGTTGCTTGCCTACGAGTCGATGTTCCTGCGCCGCCCTGAGCGCCTACCGGTGCGGGTACCGGCGGTACACGCCTACGTGCTCTACCTCGATCAGGACCGGCGAGCCGACACGACCTGA
- a CDS encoding RNA polymerase sigma factor — translation MFESSYHLVLRYCYRRVGDVEHARELTQETFIVAWRRRGDMSTVPVSWLYGVARRVLADHWRAGRARPVTVPLADTLDACGLDGSFDVVELAQDLRGAFRRLSESDREVLRLVTWENLDLAGVAQALDCGRAAAAVRLFRARQRLARLLDAPAAAESTRRSRAPVRGGTR, via the coding sequence ATGTTCGAGTCGAGCTATCACCTTGTGCTGCGCTACTGCTACCGCCGCGTCGGTGATGTCGAGCATGCGCGGGAGTTGACCCAGGAGACGTTCATCGTGGCGTGGCGGCGTCGCGGAGACATGTCGACGGTTCCAGTGTCCTGGCTGTATGGGGTTGCCCGACGAGTGTTGGCTGATCACTGGCGTGCCGGGAGGGCTCGACCGGTGACGGTGCCGCTGGCCGACACCCTCGATGCCTGTGGGCTTGACGGATCGTTCGATGTGGTGGAACTGGCGCAGGATCTGCGCGGCGCGTTTCGCCGGTTGTCGGAGTCTGATCGGGAGGTCCTACGTCTGGTGACGTGGGAAAACCTGGACCTGGCGGGGGTGGCTCAGGCGCTCGATTGCGGTCGCGCGGCGGCGGCAGTGCGCCTGTTCCGGGCGCGGCAGCGCTTGGCCCGTCTGCTCGATGCTCCTGCTGCGGCGGAGTCGACAAGGAGATCCAGAGCACCGGTACGTGGAGGCACGCGATGA